The stretch of DNA AGCGAGAAGAAAGTGGGCGAGACAGGGCCAACCCCTCTCCAAATCCAAGGTTTGCCCCTCCCGTCCCCTTACGCAGGAACGCACATTTGAGGGTGCCAAATGATCAAGAGGTGGAAAACAGTCCAAAAATCAAAGAGCCTGGGAAAGCTGTGAATCAGGACACTAAAATCAATGGCGATGTGCACTTCTCTTTGAAAGAGATGTATTTCGATAATCAAGTGAAGccggcagcagggaaggaggaggcaggagccaaGGAAAAAGCTGCGAGCGAGGCTGCCCAGCAGTCTGTGGCTGTCAGCAGACAGACAGAGGATGCTCCATCGTCCTCAGAGGTGTCGGAGGCAGGACCTGTGCCCTCCGAGGGACAGAGAGGCCAGCACCAAGCACAGAAGTCCGAAGGAAACAAAGCCGTCAGTCCAGAGGTAACTAGGACAGAAAGCAGCCAATGCAAGGGTTGCAGCAAGAACGTATTGGTGCTGCAGGGTTGTGTTGTGGCACCAGCCCTGGGAGGCTGCATGTTGCCCACgggagctgctgcagaggcttCCTAGGTCTTCGCTGGCTAAAACACCCAGGAAAAAAGGCTTGCTGGGCTTTGTGTGCCCAGACAGCAGAGCTTCCACTCCATCTCCAAATAAATGTCAGATGAGGTGGTGAGGAGAGATGTACGTCAGGGCCCTGTGGCCGAGCAGCTGGTCTCCGGGTGGCCTGGGGCGTGCTGTGAGCTCTCCTGTTTAATCGGCAGGCTGACCTCATGCGAAATGTTCCCAAATCAGTTAAGCACAGGGAGCGCTGAATGGCTATTAATAGCTGGAGGTGGATGCCTTGTGCGTAGGACAGACAGCGAGACTGATGACATCTGTTCAGTTTAGCAATTGAGCCGGAGCTTCAGCCGGCACTTAATGAGCCCCCCATGCAAATGAGCGCAGCGTGCCAGGTACGCCACGTGAGCTGCGCCAGGCAGGGCCTTGAATTTTGTTTACAGTGCAACATGTATACAGTAGATCTGGGCTATTTTTTGGCTCTCCCCTGTTGGAAAAAAGTCTGTTGCAAGACTCATTGTGGTGGCGATGCAGGGCCAGGGCACAGCACCTGCTCCTGACCCTCACCGCATCTTTTAGTCAACTTCTATTTTTGTCACTTAACCTGAAgcattttccatgaaaatgttAGATTGGAAGGtaccagtgttttttttttttttgttttgggttgggttttttttgttgcccttTTATCTTTAATGACCCCTCCTGTGGTAAAAGGTTCTCTGAGTCCGGTTTGCAGGTGCCATCAGGATTTGGCGTTTGAGCCATGGTAGGTGTTTTCAGTACAGACCAAGGCTGTTCAGAGGAGGCACTCCGGGGGCAGCGCATCTTCCTCGGCAGGTAACGCAAATACTTACGGATGAGGAAACATCCACGATGTAGAAAGCGGGACTGCTGGGTGCtccagtggggggaaaaaaaacaacactcatttcttcctcttctagaTTTCTCTTAGGTAGGAGCACCATTTACCAGTAAGAAACCTGCCGTGTTACGCAGAGAAGCCAGTATCTGGGTGCTGGACTTGCTGCAGTGCAGCACCCTGAACCCATCTTTAACCTGACCCATCAGCATCACATATTGCTGCAGAAATTATTGCCGTGCGTGCAGGCCCGTGGCAAAGCAATTcgttttctccctctctgctcattTTTACGCCCCGTGCTCttaaggagggtggagagagttGGTGCGTAGCTGCCAGGCTTGGGCTGTCATCCCTGAGCCACTGACACGGATCAAGgtattttcctcttcaaaaacCCACTCACAGAGGGAAACCTGTAGCTTGTCAGCTGCTGTGCCTTTGAGTAGACAAAAAGGAATGCTTTTGATTTGAATTTGAATGCTTCAGCTagtgggtgatgctggggaaaGTGCTCAGGCTTTTGTGTGACCAAATAAGCTATTTTAAAGCCCTTTAAAGCTGACTCTGAGCGTGTTTGAGGGTATTTTCACTCCCCAGGACACGGGttgcttgtctttttcttttttattctttcccttaaaCAAGACAGGGCCGTAACATGAGTGTTTTCCTGGCCCCGGGACCTAGCTGAGCCTCATGCACGAGGCTTCTCTTTCCAGCTGGATTTATCCGTAGCAGAAGGGCTTTGCGAAATGCCAGACCGTGGCCGGGCTCTCAACATCCTCAtgcacaagagcagagcagaaacGGGATTCACATGATGATCGCTCTTGCCTAACTTTGAAACTGACAATttcattatatttcttttatatggCCCTAGTTTTGAGCATTTTATGATTACTTGAGGACAGATACTTTTCTGAAAAGCTCCCAGAAAGCTTTGCTGAACAAGCTTTAGTTTGTGCGCCAATGACAAGCAAATTTCCTCCAAGTGCCAGTCCCGCTTTAGCCGAAGAGATGTCCCCACTGACCAGCGCCGTTGTGTAGAGCCACCTCTGTGCATCCCTCCGTGAATCCCCAGCCCTctggtgctgtgctgctcagcCCCTGAGCAGAGGGACCAGGGCTGCCGGGCCCTTGGACTGGGCTGTGTCCATCTCCATCCCTTTCCGTGCCACGGAGGACCAAATGCCATGGTAAAACCCAGGGGGTTTCGCTGCATGAAGCCCGTCTGTCTCTGAAAATGGACCCTTTCACGGCTGAGTGCAGGGATGCTCTGTGGTGTGACCCTCAGGCTGGGCGGGTGGCTCCAGGGAACAGCAGCAGGGACGTTGGGGTTGCCTGTGCAACCCTGTCAACCGGGGCCctatctctgtctctggagacagaaACCGCCCGGCCTTTGGCAGCTTTTGGGGTCTACTAAGGAAGCAGGGTTGACTTTTGTGTGCAGGAATGACCCCCTAATGCTGCTTCTCTCACCCCAGTCCTCTGATATCCCCGTTGTCATAACAATTCCTCGGGGAAGGGCTCGCTGAGAGACCAGCGTtatctttcctgctttttccaagCATTCAAACACAGCTGAGGTGGCACAAAATAGAAGGGCCAagtgctacagcctcctttcccGTGCACCTCATTTTGGAGGCTTAAAGCTCACATCGGGGACCTCAGGAGACAATCCTTAGCAGCAGATCCTCTGGGATGGCAGAGGAACCCATTGCATGGGTGCCCTCTTCCCATGTGCTTGCCCTGATGTTGCTAACTGAGCATCAGCCAGGCGTGGCGTGTATCAGCAGTGTCGCTGCCTTCTCTGAGCCTTATCCTACAAAAATAGATAGTGCCCCTTGGCTGGAGGATTTCACCAGATCTCCTCAGGATAAAGCTCAGCCGTCACAGCGGGCAGCTTGCTGAAACGTCTGCGGGTGTGCAGCTGCAGTCGGAAACATTTGAGCTTCCCGAATGTCAAAGAAACAGGATGGTCGAATAGCGCAGATAACGTCACGGTGTACGGTTTCGCTATAAATCACTTGGGCAGCCTCATCCAGATAGTGTGTGACATGCCGATCGCCCCATCCCAGAGTGGAGATTGCAGATATAGTATAGGGGGAGCACCAAGTCttaaaaaaggagcaagaaaattATACAGGGTCTCGGCCGTGGCTGGAGAAAATGGGGAAGTGTTGCTCCTTGGGAAGGTGCCTTGTCAGAATGGATTGAATTAAAAGCCATTGAATGTTCTAGAGAGACAGATCCCCTGCCTCTTTGTGCACAAACAAGGCATTGAAAGGCAGAAGGGTTGGAGccgattaaaagaaaaaacactttgtgCAGCGTGACGGGGTCTGTGGGACCTACTACTGCAGGACGATGGCAAAGCCAGGAGGCCCTGGATGAACGAGTATCAGCGATGCCGGGTTAATACTTACGATTCAAGCAGAAGTTGGGCAGTGCCATATGGTATAGGTGGACCACAAGCACTCTGAGCAGACCCAGGCAgtaaaattatgttaattttctattttcttctcttcactaGGTTGCAGCAACAGTGGGACAGCCTGCTAGTGGCCTAAAACACCCGGTGTCCAGTCCAACCATAGAGACCGGTCAGCAAGCCAACAAGTCAGAGGAGCTCAGGAAAGAGATGCCTGCCTGCCAGGAGATCAGGGAGTCTGGGAAAAGGACGAACCCTCGGCTGAGGCCTCGGGAGACGCCAAAGCCACCAGCACCTTCTCCAGACCACGTGGAGCCCACCAAAGAACACCGTCCATCTAGGAAGCAGGCAGAAGGACATTCCCATGCTCCCGAGGGCAGGGAGACCCAGCAAGGACTGTCAAATCAAGAGGACAAGAGCCAAGGTGAGGAAGAGCCATTGCTAATGAAATCGAGTCCTCCAGAGCCTGGAGAAAACACTCCTCTTGAGCAAATCACACATCAGACAGCAATAGAGGATGGAAAGTgcaaaggagcaggagcagaggtgacCGGGAGCCATCCCGGTGCAGAGTCAGGACAGAGCAGTGCAAAGGAGCCATCTCCGGGGACTGTGCACAAGGAGGTGGGAGGGACCCCTTTGGGGCATCAGGAGACTGAAACTGCAGCTCCTGTCTCAGTTCCAGTTGCCAAGGAAGAGAGGCTTCCCACTCCTGCAGCAGGGACGGCGGCGGCTCAGGATGTACCACTTGCAGCTCACGTCACCCCAGGGATGGAGGCTACGGCAGGGGTGGTCCCGTctggagcccagctgctgcctcctgcgAGCAGAGAAACCGAAATCAAACAGGCGGGTGGATCTGCCCTGCAACAGAAGCTTCCAGCCAGCACGTTAGCAGGGGAGAGTGCCAAACCGGTGGCCATGGGAcctcaggggaaggagggaggagagcaaaCAGACACAACTCCACGTCAGCAACTGGCAGCACCTTCGGGCGCTTTTGAAGGAGTCACTGAGGTTCAACCACAGGTACCACTGGTCCTGCCTAGCCCCGACAGACCTCAGGAGATGTCTTTGGAGGAGAAGGTGCAGCACAAAAACCTTGTTTCCTCCTTGAAGAActacctgctgctgcttttacagaTGTCGGATAGCAGTAAGGATGCCACAAAAGAAGACGCAGACCCCAGAGACAAGGAGCAGCCTGAGGCAGAGGAGGCCGTGGTCCCAGAGATAGGCATTGCAGGCTTGAGCCCCCGCACCTCCAGGAGAGTTTTGGAAAAGGTACAAAACAATCAGCTCTTCCAGACAGCAGAAAACTTGCCTCTGACCCCTAGGACGTCCAGGCGGATCACGGGCATGATCAATGAGGAGTTTGTTACCAGCAAGGAGATGCTGGCTTGCAAACCTGTGCCACCAAAGAGGCGTACCAGGGTCACTCCCGAGGCAGAGGGGCCACCCCAGCTCTCTGTGCCCGCCATCGTGGTGGGCAGcatgccagcagcaggagcagggcagcttcCTAGTGATATTTCCAATTTACCTCCAGCCAGCCCTGAGAAAGAAAACCCTGGTGACCTTCTGGCAGTGCTACCTTGTGCTACACCAGAGGAGCTTGCTTCCGGGGCCCGACGCAAAATATACCTGCCAAAAACCAAGCAGgtaggggaggaagaggaggcaatCCCAGAGAGCCAAGGTCATGTGAGAAGTCCTACCGTTTCACCACGGCAATCCAGGAAGAGCGCAGCCCAGCTGCAGACACctgccctggctccatcccctcccATGGAGCAACGCTCACCAACTCTCACGAGGAAGATGGCCACGTTGGAGGTGCCTAAGCTGTATGAGGAGCCCACAAGTGACAGCAGTGGTGACCACGAGGTACCTGAAGATGCTAAGCcagaagcacagccagcagaaTCCAAGAAAGCAAATAACCCAtttaaaggtaagggaagagGTGATCCCCGTGAAGCATGTTTCCTTGTTGCCTACAAAGGGAGCCTGGCCAACTGGGCTGGTGATAGTCAGCTGGGGCCACGTGGGTTCTGTGCGTTTGCAGGGTTTTCAGCATCGCCCTTTGGCCGTATGAAAGCCAAAAGTCTGCCCCAAGACTTCTTCCCTagtgcagggagggcagaggaacGCAAGAGATGGCAGTGCTGAGACTGGCTGTCTCCACAGCCGGGACTTAGCCGTGGCAAAGGAATCATAATCCTCGGGTTCTTGGTCTGCATGTCCTGGTCCTCACCATGCCTCATGCTGGTCGGGGCCCAATGGGGGTCAGTGGGGTGCACGCTCCTTTTCCACCTCTGTGGTCAATGCTAATTTGATCCCTCATGGCATCAAATTAGAAAAGGCATAATCCTGCTGTTGAAGTGCTTGCGGGAGCCAGATGATACCCTCGTGGAAATCAGCCCTCTTGCAAAAGTAAAGGCAACCTTGAGAAATCCCTACTTGAGTAGATCAAAGCTTCCTCCAACATCGCATGGTGTTTCTCTGCGTTGCCTCTGGCTGAGCCCCACTAGGTGTTGTGGTGCTGCACTGTTGGAACAAATTTGTACCACTTGTATCCCACCGTATTTATCCAAGTGGAGCTCTGAGACCTTCCCTGGGAAGGCGATGTTATACCGGGCTGTGCCGACACACATGCAACACCCAACACCAGAGTCCTAAGCAGCAGCGCAGCTGCAGACAGCACTGTGTGTCTCACCATCCATCTCTTTGCACCCTGTCCTTAGCTCCACAGGTGATTCGTAAGATCAGGGCAGAACAATTTTCCGATGCGTCAGGAAACCTGAAACTTTGGTGCCAGTTCTTCAATATTTTGAGTGATTCTAAGCTGATGTGGTACAAGGACGAGATCCCTGTAGCAGAAGCCCAAAGGAGGTAACCTGCCGGCTCCGCTTTGTTGTAGTCCTTGCTCATAGCCCTGGGTTCGTGTGTTAAACCCGGCTCCTTGCGTTTGCTGGGGTGAAGATGCCCCTTCTGTGTTAGGCTGCATGGGAAGCTCATTGCGTGGCACGGTATGTTGTAAATTTTACCTTCTCGgtgcccggggagggagggatCGCCCAGATGGGGAATTGCCAGCAAATTTGTCCTATTGATGGTCCATCTGGAGCCTAACTTAAGGGCTGGTGCTTTGAGtagccctggggagggcagagcctgaCCCCGAACCTCGGGGAGGGCCAGGAAGGTGCTGTGCCCATCTTTGGGTTTGAGAACTGGGTATGGGCTGCAAAACTGGGACCCCAAGTGATACACGTAGGggggcagctgtgctgggaggCTCTGGACACTGCACCCGAGCAGGTGTTTCCATGCAGCCACCGCTGACAAGCACCACCAGGGAAAAAGCAGCCCTGGCTGTGTCCCTTGGCACTGCCCTTGCACTGGGAGAGCATGTTCAGACAGCCGGGTGGCATGCTGTATCCTGGGTGCTCCTTTGGGTGCATTACGGAGAGCAACTTGTTCTCAAGCCCAAGGGAGCTTGTGTGGGAACATCACCCACGCTGGGTAGGATTTGCCTGATGCCTTGGAGTGTCCCTTGAGCTCCCTTTATAATGAGCAGGCAGAAAGAGGTGCTTCTGGGGCCGAAATGATCTCCTATGGCAGATActggagctggggcaggtggACCAGGAGTGGCCATTGCCTTCTAGCTGACCAGAGCAGGGCCGGCTCAGCCAGCGGGTCTCAGGATGAGGGTCCCACCTCTTCCCTCTGCGGCCCATCATCCCCTTGCTCGTTCACGCCGGCCATGGGGGTCAGAAACGGGCCTTTGGTTCTTGTGGAGACCTGTCTGCCCGGTGTGTCATCACCTTGGCTAGAGGGACTGCCAGCCCAAAGCTCGGTGTTGCAGGCTGGAGAAGGCTGGAAGCCTGCTGGTGCTGAATTCGTGCTTTGCCAGGCCCTCAGAgagggggggctgcaggatggggggTGCTGTCTGCCCTCACCCCTGAACGGCTGAAAACGAAGCTGGACACCCCTGTGGCTGTTTGCCTTCCAGCCATCCCATCTAGATGCAGGTCTGTTAGCCCAAGCGCAGCCCTGACTCAGCCACCCTGAAGGCAAGTAACTTTATCGGTCTGTAGCCCAGTCTTGGCCAGATTTTGCCGGGCTTGCCTGGAAGATGAGCATCTCTGTGAGTACAAACTGCAGGGCAAGACTCCTGGTGTCAtgaggtgctggggagcagctgggatgcTCTGGGGCTGGCTTCCTCTGCAGCCCTCTTCCAGCCCTCCAAGGGCGGCGTGGTGCCCCCCCCGCAGTGCGTGTGACAGGGCTCCCCTGTGCCCCTACGCGTCACACGGGGCTGATGCCATGCTCCGCTTTCTTCCAGCGCCGGCGACGAGGGCCAGGCAGCCTTGGCTGTCGTGCAGGCGTCCCAGAAGGACTGCGGGGTCTACCGGTGCGTGATCAGCAACGAGTACGGCACTGACTCCACCGATTTCCTGCTCAGCCCAGAAGGTGAGGAGCCCtcagcagcctggcagctctatgggctgcctggctgtgctgtggggcagcgCGGCAAGCCACAAAGAGGGCTTGGTGGCAGGCTGCAGAGGGGGAGCCCTGCACCCCCCAAACACCGCCTCTGTGAGGTGCCTCTGCCTCCACCTGCTAATTTATGAGTGATTCACACCTCCTTCCTTGCCGTCTCTGTGTGCCATCCTCCTTGGTATCCCTCGGTGTCCCATCtacctgtggggcagggggggatccTGGCAGTCCTTGACGcctttttgctttgtgtctcCTCTAGTGCTGTCAGGATTTGTCTTGCGGGAAGAGATTGAAGGTAAGGGCCATGTGCTGACAAGCTGCAACTGCTGCCCCTCGCTGTGCCGGGGACAGGCAGCTCTGTGGTGGGGGCAGGAggtgtcccccttgtcccccctcACCTGCTCTTCCCCCCGCCAGTTGGAGAGGAGATCGAGATGACGCCCATGGTGTTCGCCAAGGGCTTGGCTGATGCAGGCTACTGGGGGGATAAGCTCTTCGGGCGTGTGGTGAGCGAGGACATGGAAGTGGGCGCCGGTTTCCTGCGCAAAGCCTGCCGTGCCAGAGCCATCTACGGCCTGGAGCCCATCTTTGAGTCTGGCTGCACCTGCGTCATCAAAGTGCACAATTTCATTGTCTTTGGGACCAAGAATGAGAACAGCCTCATCGAGAAGAACTACGATATCACCATCCAGGTGGGCACCCTCCGCCTGtctccccactcctcctccaTCTGTCTGAGCCGCAGTCCTGAGCTCTGTGCCCACTTTCTTTATTTCTATCCACTTTCCTGAATGCTCCGGAGGGGTCGAGCTGTCCAAGCGGGCTGCCGGTGTCCTTGTTATTCTTGGCTACAGCTCTTCTCTCTGAGCAGCACTGAGCTGCTTGGAGCTTTTCTGTCACTTGTCCTTTGCTCAGGGAAACAACTGGCAGCGGTCCCAAGGAATACCTCGCCAGGCAGGGGGTCCTAGGGAGGCAGTGGTGCAAGGCGGGACAGGGCCCTGACTCTCTTGCTTGCTTCTCCAGGAATGTAAAATCCAGAATTCCAGCCGCGAGTACTGCAAGATCTTTGCTGCTGAGGCACGAGCCGTCCCTGATTTTGGAGCGGTGCCTGAGTAAGTAAGGCTCCACTGGCTTGACAGCCTGGCAGAGTGTCCTGGGGGATGGCAGGAGGGTtccctgtgggtgctggggacatCCTGAGGGGCAGCACCCTGTTCTTCCACCCTCACGCGGGAGGGATACTGGGGGGAAGGCATGGGGAGAAGGCACAAGCCAGGGTTGCAGACCACGGTGCACATCTCCACGTGCTGCGGTGGCAGAGCTTGCCGGCTGGTGCTGACCCCATCTCTGCACTCCTGCGCAGGATAATTCCTGTGTACCTGATTTACCGACCGTCCAACAACATCCCCTATGCCACCATGGAGGAGGACCTGGGCAGGCCCTGCGAGCAGTACTGTGTCACTGAGAGAGATGGCAGCTTGGTGGCACGAGGCACCTCAGAGATCGTGCTCAAATGCTGCACCTTCCAGCATTGGGTCTACCAGTGGACGAATGGAAACATTCTCGTGACGGACATGGAAGGTAAAGGGATCTCTCATCTGATTCCCGTGGCCCCTCGCCACCCTCTGGCCTGCAAAAGGAGGAGGACGAGCCCTAGCCTGGccctcctccctctttccccacGTGCCATGGAGCCCAGCTCCCAGGGCCATGACCTGC from Chroicocephalus ridibundus chromosome 9, bChrRid1.1, whole genome shotgun sequence encodes:
- the ALPK3 gene encoding alpha-protein kinase 3 isoform X2, producing the protein MPAVSDRAGSGGGGSGSRSPAAAMGSPRRALAGLSGRGTGSVEGAEEAESAAWASRPDRRSYLLGIRPQNRSTFCAIISQLTEETQPLFETTIKSRSVSEDSDAKFTCIVTGYPQPEVTWYKDDEEMDRYCGLPKYEIFRHGNRHTLQLYKCREEDAGIYQASARNNKGIVSCSGVLEVGTMTEFKIHQKWFDKIKRKAAEKLREIEQGKKRGKENVEVEKLQGMSPDRLQRKRRLARDLNLRSGASQWEKEDAAKVHVADSQSSLHEDVAEPKEPPVNVVTGFPNKLIAPLKAEVTTNGDASLESVEENGNGFLTYIYETVEDLASKPMTKDSAAKKKKKVEAPPAAKQEVSKREESGRDRANPSPNPRFAPPVPLRRNAHLRVPNDQEVENSPKIKEPGKAVNQDTKINGDVHFSLKEMYFDNQVKPAAGKEEAGAKEKAASEAAQQSVAVSRQTEDAPSSSEVSEAGPVPSEGQRGQHQAQKSEGNKAVSPEVAATVGQPASGLKHPVSSPTIETGQQANKSEELRKEMPACQEIRESGKRTNPRLRPRETPKPPAPSPDHVEPTKEHRPSRKQAEGHSHAPEGRETQQGLSNQEDKSQGEEEPLLMKSSPPEPGENTPLEQITHQTAIEDGKCKGAGAEVTGSHPGAESGQSSAKEPSPGTVHKEVGGTPLGHQETETAAPVSVPVAKEERLPTPAAGTAAAQDVPLAAHVTPGMEATAGVVPSGAQLLPPASRETEIKQAGGSALQQKLPASTLAGESAKPVAMGPQGKEGGEQTDTTPRQQLAAPSGAFEGVTEVQPQVPLVLPSPDRPQEMSLEEKVQHKNLVSSLKNYLLLLLQMSDSSKDATKEDADPRDKEQPEAEEAVVPEIGIAGLSPRTSRRVLEKVQNNQLFQTAENLPLTPRTSRRITGMINEEFVTSKEMLACKPVPPKRRTRVTPEAEGPPQLSVPAIVVGSMPAAGAGQLPSDISNLPPASPEKENPGDLLAVLPCATPEELASGARRKIYLPKTKQVGEEEEAIPESQGHVRSPTVSPRQSRKSAAQLQTPALAPSPPMEQRSPTLTRKMATLEVPKLYEEPTSDSSGDHEVPEDAKPEAQPAESKKANNPFKAPQVIRKIRAEQFSDASGNLKLWCQFFNILSDSKLMWYKDEIPVAEAQRSAGDEGQAALAVVQASQKDCGVYRCVISNEYGTDSTDFLLSPEVLSGFVLREEIEVGEEIEMTPMVFAKGLADAGYWGDKLFGRVVSEDMEVGAGFLRKACRARAIYGLEPIFESGCTCVIKVHNFIVFGTKNENSLIEKNYDITIQECKIQNSSREYCKIFAAEARAVPDFGAVPEIIPVYLIYRPSNNIPYATMEEDLGRPCEQYCVTERDGSLVARGTSEIVLKCCTFQHWVYQWTNGNILVTDMEGVGWKMTNVRIATNLKGFQGLKESCFPSLLEQFVAAHQCNRYCGILGLKTLEPAKPKGSKSPSMGRKSAQSSPQLQKKGLASPQGTRKAAVSPKSSRRAAETGEALAAFKPSSGDSGRSGRPQ
- the ALPK3 gene encoding alpha-protein kinase 3 isoform X1; the encoded protein is MPAVSDRAGSGGGGSGSRSPAAAMGSPRRALAGLSGRGTGSVEGAEEAESAAWASRPDRRSYLLGIRPQNSLSSSRFSPSSLGRSTFCAIISQLTEETQPLFETTIKSRSVSEDSDAKFTCIVTGYPQPEVTWYKDDEEMDRYCGLPKYEIFRHGNRHTLQLYKCREEDAGIYQASARNNKGIVSCSGVLEVGTMTEFKIHQKWFDKIKRKAAEKLREIEQGKKRGKENVEVEKLQGMSPDRLQRKRRLARDLNLRSGASQWEKEDAAKVHVADSQSSLHEDVAEPKEPPVNVVTGFPNKLIAPLKAEVTTNGDASLESVEENGNGFLTYIYETVEDLASKPMTKDSAAKKKKKVEAPPAAKQEVSKREESGRDRANPSPNPRFAPPVPLRRNAHLRVPNDQEVENSPKIKEPGKAVNQDTKINGDVHFSLKEMYFDNQVKPAAGKEEAGAKEKAASEAAQQSVAVSRQTEDAPSSSEVSEAGPVPSEGQRGQHQAQKSEGNKAVSPEVAATVGQPASGLKHPVSSPTIETGQQANKSEELRKEMPACQEIRESGKRTNPRLRPRETPKPPAPSPDHVEPTKEHRPSRKQAEGHSHAPEGRETQQGLSNQEDKSQGEEEPLLMKSSPPEPGENTPLEQITHQTAIEDGKCKGAGAEVTGSHPGAESGQSSAKEPSPGTVHKEVGGTPLGHQETETAAPVSVPVAKEERLPTPAAGTAAAQDVPLAAHVTPGMEATAGVVPSGAQLLPPASRETEIKQAGGSALQQKLPASTLAGESAKPVAMGPQGKEGGEQTDTTPRQQLAAPSGAFEGVTEVQPQVPLVLPSPDRPQEMSLEEKVQHKNLVSSLKNYLLLLLQMSDSSKDATKEDADPRDKEQPEAEEAVVPEIGIAGLSPRTSRRVLEKVQNNQLFQTAENLPLTPRTSRRITGMINEEFVTSKEMLACKPVPPKRRTRVTPEAEGPPQLSVPAIVVGSMPAAGAGQLPSDISNLPPASPEKENPGDLLAVLPCATPEELASGARRKIYLPKTKQVGEEEEAIPESQGHVRSPTVSPRQSRKSAAQLQTPALAPSPPMEQRSPTLTRKMATLEVPKLYEEPTSDSSGDHEVPEDAKPEAQPAESKKANNPFKAPQVIRKIRAEQFSDASGNLKLWCQFFNILSDSKLMWYKDEIPVAEAQRSAGDEGQAALAVVQASQKDCGVYRCVISNEYGTDSTDFLLSPEVLSGFVLREEIEVGEEIEMTPMVFAKGLADAGYWGDKLFGRVVSEDMEVGAGFLRKACRARAIYGLEPIFESGCTCVIKVHNFIVFGTKNENSLIEKNYDITIQECKIQNSSREYCKIFAAEARAVPDFGAVPEIIPVYLIYRPSNNIPYATMEEDLGRPCEQYCVTERDGSLVARGTSEIVLKCCTFQHWVYQWTNGNILVTDMEGVGWKMTNVRIATNLKGFQGLKESCFPSLLEQFVAAHQCNRYCGILGLKTLEPAKPKGSKSPSMGRKSAQSSPQLQKKGLASPQGTRKAAVSPKSSRRAAETGEALAAFKPSSGDSGRSGRPQ